CCTTTTTCCTGCAGAAGGGTATGTACTGTATGGTGGCCCATATTccatttatatcaatttttccACCTTTTCTTAATTTGAAAAATGGATCACTTATCTTtcactgaatgaaaaaaatattcattgtttaatttatatgacaaatatccttgtcatttgacatTGAATTTGGTTTGATTTGGAGAAGATTTTGCGTGCATGCAGCACAGCTAAGCAAGCGCTATCTGTTGAttgatgcatacatgtatgtaatacaCCTGCAAACACCAGTGATTTTATTTGTAGTGTCGTTGGTGTCAGTGAGCGTGCAAGGGACAAAATCGTTTGAATCCAAAACTGCCCAACAAATAGATCTAAAGCTGCATGATGAtaattgtaaaatgggctgtaTGAtcgatatcaataataataataatatagggtatttatattgcgcacatatccaccttgttagttgctcaaggcgctcctatattacccggctaagctaggcgttcatagcgcacacagctttttaaggaattacttcctaccggtacccatttacctcacctgggttgagtgcagcacattgtggatcagtttcttgctgaaggaaattatgccatggctgggattcgaacccacgaccctctgtttcaaagtccgaagatcaaacaatcaatcaaatgacaaggatctatttAGGTGTCATATTAATTGATGAATTTCATAATTGAATTTAGAGAACCTCTTTGCAGATATAATCAATTCATAATCAACTTTACCAAAAAtgcagattttttaaaaatttgatccaaatttcttcttttattagTTTACAATATTGGACAGACATCTACATTCTTAAAGCTCAGTTCAAATATGAGGAGAGATATCTCGACACCAGCCACAAGAAAGGTCAAATAACGGAAGTTTGTACGCTTCTCTGACCGTCTCCAATGAAGTAGGACACTGAGGATGATGGCAAGATGACGGATTAGGAATCTTATATAAAAGAATAACCCTGGCTAGTTGATTGATTCTAAACGAAGGTACCAGAATTTTCATGTCTTTTCAATATGCCTGATTCTCCTCTTAGTGTTAGAGACCTACAAGGTCTGTACCACCTCAGATGCCCTTAGTTAGATTGTGAAAATATAAGGAATTTTATTCCAAAAGAAAATGTAGATAAAATAgtaaataacataattatgaaaataataattcactGCCCTCTATTCACTTTCTACTTTATTGTAAGTGCTTTGTAGTGCCACAAATACAACAAAACTACTTAGTCTTCTATTTCATCTAACGAATTCCCTTAGTGTGGTGTTATTAATGATAGTCGCATTTGAGATACttccattttaaaaacttttcaaCTTGTTAATGGCCATATAGATGGATAGTTTAGAGATCAAAGGATGGGGATTGGGAATAATTCAAATGGTTATTGAACTGATAGGATATAGAGAAAtggagagagggaaaggaagagCTACAAGGGGATTGCatgagagagatagaaagaaataaatggacTAACAAGGGTTCATGCACTTTCAGACCGatacaccatcatcatcatctgcaaaTGCCATATTTACATTTCAGAAATGCATACGATCTGACTGTATTGGTATGTGCCCCTCAGCCATGCGCATCACTCTATGTTGTACTTCattaatatttgattaaaggacaGTAGTACAGCTACAAGAACATAAGcttgaaaatttatgatattgtgtttatttaaaataaaaactgtgatcactttttaaattaggaTGATTTCATTGGTACCCATTTAGTGGGAAAGGAGTAAAGGATTTAACTTTCTGAATACCGTGCATTTTATCTCCTATAAGCCTTTTTAACCAGTCAACTTTATACTATGGTATTGAGCCCGGAGGTAGGAGTAACTACACCTTttataaaatggaaaaaaaccATGATTGTTATATTATGTGATTATTAAACTTTCTTAATATGATGTGGCtttattgataattatgatggagGATACAATAGCATCACCCCCTATGACCTAACCCCCTCCCTGTTGATTATCTCATGTGGTCATCCATACCCACCCTTGCCCTTCCTCATTCTCCCCCTCCCAACCAATCTCTACTTCTGAATAGATTTGGACGTAACACCTCAGAAAGTTGGTCTTGGTTAAGTGGTTTTAAATGTCATGGGCATACCATTGTAGAGTCCCCATCCATCATCTGAGGGATAACTGGTCTGGactcaccatcactatcatcctCCCTTCATACCAGCTTCAAGCTATCCTTGCTTACCAGAGGGAAAACTAATGATCACAAACAATAGAATTCTTAACCCATTTATTCCGGTGTATATTTAGTGCAGGCTATTAAAGCACAAGGTAATCGCGGAATGAGTGTCAATGATCTCTTAATGTAGGACAAGAAAGTTTTTTGCTGTGTGGTTAGATGAGTAGATAAATCTTTGTAAGATTGTGTGTACATTTTGAGGGATTTGATTACAGACTGAAGCTGATTTTCTTTGAAAGTTTTGTATGCTTGTGTGGTGAGCACAATGTATGTTCATTGATGTACAATCAAAGGAAATTAaagataccattattattatacattatgttATAATAAAAACTCCCTATAGAGTGAAAGACATCGGGTAAGactaaattgaaaataaatgtcacATGTCATCAGCATTACAAAACATGTGCCTAAAATAACTCTcctaatgaatgaaaatatctgCCTTATCTGAGAATTAGATATCTTATGTAGATATGAGATTATTATGGaagtttttcaaatttctgaatCCCAGATTGAATCAGTTACAAGAGGAACAGTTGTAACATTTGCATGAATTCATTAATTACCTACAGAAATCAGATTAAATCCATCATGGTGCTATCACATTGGCTATTAAATGTTTGACATTAACATCAAGTGTTATGTCCTAGATATTCCACCTTTTAAAGTAAATTCCAAGAATTAGATGATGATTTTGAATAGTTCTAATCTGTGAATTTAGTGAGTTTAGTCTTCTGTTGTGATGTAATGTGATACAATTTTAaccataaaataaattaataattctTATGAGGATACCAGCTAATGTTAGCAATTCCTTGTTCATGTTTATCACTATTTACTCTTTCTATCAGCCCTGAAGAGCCTTAAATTTGCATCCAGAGTACATATGATGACCTAATTTTGGGGTAATGACAATACATACCTGCTAAAATGTAGACCTGTCCCACTTCTAAGTCTGTGACTCCGCATGCTGCATCAATGGCTGCTGAAGCAATCTTAGCAATAGACTTGGGCATCAGTAGATCATCTCCTTTATAGATCTTTTCAACCTTGACGGTATATTCCAATTTGATTGGTCGATTCTCCTCCATGTACTTAGGCACCTCAAGACCAGCAGGCACTCGCacctataaaaagaaaaaaatatatatatatttcaagaaaTGCCCAAAAAGTGATGGAcagtattcattttcaaattcatttaattgACTTAAAAGGTGTTGCATAAAGATATATAAATTGTGTCAtttgattgaaataattttttccattatagatatatttcaaacaaattgagaaCGGCAGTACATGAAAAACTGTTGCAGTCAATTTGGATGAGTTATGTGACAGATTTTCTCTGAAGTATGATGGTCCAAACTGATATTTCCCAGAATGATTAGTAACTGTGTTCTATTAGTTATGTGATTTTGAAATATGCTTTATAATAAGGATGAATGAGCTACAAGGTTTGCAacaattaattatttataaactTCTCTCCCTCAACACTCGAACAGTATCAAAGAAAGGAAATCAAGCCAGATATACTTAAAAACTTGTGAGATTTTTGAGGTCTTTACCTGAGGTAATCTTGGCATAGCAGCCAGATTCAATGAAGCAGCCAGTAAACTTTCACTCTGTTCCAAGATTGGTCCTTCATTATCAATACCCCAATCAGAATCTGAGAAGGAAACTTCACTGAATGATGAGGATTCAGCCATTGGTTCTGGTTGTGGCTCAGGATATATCAGTTCCTTGGTTGTAACTCTGGCTCTAATAActgttaaataaataaaaaacttcATGTAAATAAATGAAGTTTGATTTAAATCTAGTACTTGCAATTCTATGAATTGGATATACATGTGTCCCAATTACGGTCCCTATTGGGCACTTTTTTACAGCCATGGCCCTAATGTCTTTTGGCAAGACATTAATATACATTTGCCACACcccacccaggtgaggtaatgGGTACATGCATGAATTTATTCCTTTAAATGCTTATCACCAGCTGTATCAAAG
This genomic interval from Lytechinus pictus isolate F3 Inbred chromosome 3, Lp3.0, whole genome shotgun sequence contains the following:
- the LOC129256906 gene encoding metalloproteinase inhibitor 3-like; its protein translation is MAESSSFSEVSFSDSDWGIDNEGPILEQSESLLAASLNLAAMPRLPQVRVPAGLEVPKYMEENRPIKLEYTVKVEKIYKGDDLLMPKSIAKIASAAIDAACGVTDLEVGQVYILAGTFYNAELRISSCNWKEGYKNITKRQRQGIKHNYKLQCGKCEISPCYGRYCPTEPVPGVCMWDLAHLRDDCESEYAYCSPDASGQCFWNGKTDMRRCMRRRAKGRTQSRGFMP